From the genome of Tachypleus tridentatus isolate NWPU-2018 chromosome 6, ASM421037v1, whole genome shotgun sequence:
caatTAAAATTCAAAGAATTCCAGCCCAAAAAGATTAAGGCCGTATCGAAGCCGAAAATTAGATAGACAAACCCGTGGAAAGGGAAAGTAAACATCTCGATGCTGAACAAGTCTGTATCGAAGTTGAGAAGGAAATTAGGCTGAACGAAGCGGAAATTCGATTCAACTTCGAACGAAcaaggcaaaatgacaacttgGAACACAGTCAAgttcatttaataaatatgaagttagtaaatatttccaacattttaaaaaggttgcccaaaccatggaatggcCCATCGgtaaatggtcattattattagaATGTTTAGACTGTTAAGGGCCAGAAACTTATTCTGCTCTCTCTGGAATAAATTTTCCAGATTATGATAAAGTTGGAAGAGCTATTCTTAAAATAACAAGTTAGTACAGGAGGCTTGTCGCCACTAGTTTTGAGGTTATTGCAAGCAAGATAGTTAAACTTATATGGAAATCGTCCAcggaaaatatgtttattttgattgatAGCAGAATTCTAAGACAATTGTGTCTGAATGAAACAGTGAACAATTGACGACCTCAAAACTTATTTGGAagtaaagaaagttgaaacactatagGAAGCAGGTACTCTTTCCGATGATTATACTTTAACACGTAagaccacttttcataaaaaattcCTGTCGCCCAGCAAAAACTCGTTCCGGTTCAATATACTAACGTTGAAGATTCCTCTAAAAAATCCAGCACTTCTGTTTCGAAATTTTCAGATTTTCAGGATGAAACTTCATCAAGGCCTGTCtgccatttatttaaaaaaacatggtTATATTATGTGCGATTGTtgcagtttaaaaaaagaaaaggcgGGAACAGCTAAGTGTGCTTGTAACCACATATTGACGTAATTTCACCAGATCACccgatgttgttgatttggccactAATAAAAAGGCTGATGTAGTCAGGGAGGAATTTAGttagaccttttgtgtctgttggttctgtgtctttggTGATTGTTGCATAAAATCTGACGCACCGAGAGagaagaatattattggtcagctacagtcattGTGCTCTAGGcctagaaagctataattgtgattaacgcctattaatcggaaaactacagaatcagaccaggaatgtttatagatttcgaacattacaaactttgcaatttcagtgaattacttcgaacgttaatatttctatgaggacTTAAATTTCTTCTACCATGGTAAGAAATGAGCTTTTAACTGGTGTAAGGCTAATCAAGAAAGACATTGTTTGCTTAAGCGATTTGTAACAAcgttaactcagaattaatttgctcgtcgtggacctggatcgtcgaaAAAATATTCACTTCTATATTGGATATAAGAcccagtattgtctgtaagtttgtaaatactgttgtatattaattatataatcatttctaataactattagtaataatcgttattataaattgtattattttatatttgtttttatcaaaatatatttgtgttaaaaataaagttggcaagtatcatatatttgatatataattacatttaattaatattaaaatttcctgttatttgaaatagtaatacgttaagaTACGTGATacaataaatcagagactcatcCGAAGTAAATAACAATACGTAACACGCAGCTCAGAGTTCTATATTAAGGGTTGAACTAGTGATGATTCTCAGAATTTTGTAATAAGTGTTGAATTTCTGATGCCTATGATAGTTCTGTACCAAGCATGAAATTACAGATACAATTAAAAGTTATGCACCGACAGTTGAATTAGTGATGTGGGTCGGAGTTCTATACTTAGGGTTGAACTTGTGTTGTGACTTGGAATACCATACTAAAGTTTGACCTAGTGGTGCTGCTTAGAGTTCCACGCTGCATTGAACTTGAGAGCTGGTTCAGAACTAGTTTCTAACGTTTGAACTAGTGATGTGGTTCACAGCTCTGTACTAATGGTAGAGCCAGTAAAGTTGCTCAGAGTTCTGTACTGAGTACTGGACCAATTATGGGTCTCATAGTTCTATACTGAGGTTAAATTAGTGATGTGATACGAGTTGGTATATTAAAGGTTGAACTAGTTATGCGGCTTAGAGTTCTGTAGTAAGTACTGAACTAGAGATGGAGCTCAAGGGTTCTGTATGAGGTTGAATTAGTGATGTGACGTTTATTGTATTGGAAAACAACGTTGGTAGATCCAACGTTTCGTTTCCTCTGTTATATTGTACCTCTAATagttgttttgaatattgtttcAGATGCGAAAAATAAGATTCTTTAAATGTAAACATGTGGTTTActgagaataaaagaaaaatgaaacagttaGTTTTAGTCCTGCACCTTCTGGGACAAGTTTTCATCCAGACAAGAAAAGAGGAAGTTTAGAGCTGTTCCTCAGGCCGAAACGacatttttatagttatgtttgttttacagaaactGAGCAACTGTATTGTTCtggttgtatttgtttttacagttgtAGTAGTATGGATGCAGAGTTAAGTAAGAATCTAGACATCTGACAGATATTAACACAAATGTCTACAGAGTTGCAGTTAAAACCAAATGTGTggttacaaagtaaaataaaagtactaataAATACTCGAGTAACTGCAAGTGCAGTGTAGATATTGTCAGATATAAACATAAGATCTGGTAAAAGCTAACTAATGACTGGTGTTCTGTACTAAGGGTTGGACTAGTGATGTggcttaaaaattactttaaggATAGAACTAGAGATGTAGCTCAGTGTTCCATACTAAGGGTTGGATGAGTAATGTGGTTTAGAAATGTACTTTTAGGATAGAACCAGAGATGTAGCTTAATGTTCTGTACTAAGGGTTGGATGAGTAATGTGGTTTAGAAATGTACTCTTAGGATAGAACCAGAGATGTAGCTCAGTGTTCCGTACTAAGGGTTGGATGAGTAATGTGGTTTAGAAATGTACTCTTAGGATAGAACCAGAGATGTAGCTCAGTGTTCCGTACTAAGGGTTGGATGAGTAATGTGGTGTAGAAATGTACTTTTAGGATAGAACCAGAGATGTAGCTTAGTGTTCTGTAGTAAGAGTTGAATTAGTGATGCAGCTGAGAGTTATATACTAAGTGTTTAACTATATACTAATGCGTCTAATAATCggcttaaatttatattttaaggcTTGAAACGTTCATGTGGTTGAAAATGCTGTACTCAAGGTTTAATTAGCGATGCGAGAGATACATTTAGTACATCGCAATTTTCATGAACTATGCGTGTTTAATACCGCTGTTTAGTATAACAAATTAATCTCTAATGAGAAATTTCTTAATATACAAGTACGTATACTATTAATATTGTGGGTGTCGTTGTACAGTTTTCGAACAATTTCAAGTGTAAGTTATACACTCGACTTGGGAACAAACGCTATAAAATTAGTATTCTTTGGAAGAGattgttttataactgtttagatttttattttacaacctATTTACCAATGTTGTTTTAAACCAGTTTGCTAATGCAAATACAGAGCATATTTACTCAAGAGAAATGGCTATAATAAACTAGTTAGCAATTTTACACGTTTTCTTTAGAAACCGAGGAAAATTATCTCCATTTGAACCGTGATGAAGTTCATGACCCTTCCGGTAAGTTGCGACAACGGACATGGGAATCAAGGAAGGTGACAAATAAATACCGTCAAATGTTTTGCGTGTTTTGTAAGAAAAATGGGGAAGATGCGGAGTTTTGTGAAAACCACATGTTGAGGGATAAAGAAGGACGTGTGGTGTGCCCTGTGTTGCGTGCTTACAACTGCCCCATCTGTAACAACCAAGGCGGAGACTATGCTCACACTGTCAGCTACTGTCCACAAAGGCAGAACCCAATTTCCACAGTGGCAACGCTTAATACTAAGAGGACGTCTGTTGGAAAACGACGTTGGTAGATACAGCGTTCCCTCTGTTGTCTTGTATTtccaagttatttttaatattgttactgATAAAGACAATTCTTTAAATGTAGATGTGGTTTAatgagaataaaagaaaaatgaaacaaatagttTTAGTAATTTTTCTTCAGGGACAAGCTTTCGTGCAGACAAAAAAATGCGGAATGAGTTAAGAGCTGTTCCTGAGGCCTAACCTATATTTTTATAGTGatgtttgttttacagaaatCGAGCAACTGTATTGttctatttgtatttgttttttacagttgtaGATAATCAGTGGTATGAATTCAGAGTTAAGTAAGAATCTAGACATCTGACAGATTTTAAGACAACCGTATACAGTGTGATTACAATGAAGAACAAAAGTGCTCATAAATACAGGAGTAACCGctgttatgtattaaaactttgtttcggaaattttaatttagcaattaattaattgttaatatgtattaagtttatgtcatttaccaacaagattgatacacacataaaaacaatataatttataataacggttattactaatagcaCTGgacaataatttttttgaaaagtttttgctgattgtgacaggtacctggtaggtatgcacaaatatagttttggttttgcttcatcacgtaggaactctgagaaatagacagttaactgtttaccggcaataacgtatttaattgcgtttatgtttctaatacgctattaagttcaacataattaaaagtgttttgctcatgattttcgtttgtattcaatgtccggtgcatcacgttgcagtgtccaacagtagtcagcaagcattgacggattccagttgccttgatatcgtttttccattgtagcaatgtcctggtgaaacctttcaccgtgttcgttactgacagcaccgagatttgcggagAAGAAGTCCATGTgtgaatggagaaaatgaatcttgaatgacatgttgcacttcattgttttgtatgctttgagaagtttgtctaccagcttaatgtaatgtggggctctgtaattgtcaacaacgtttttgaaggctttccaggcaatcttttccggcccaactaacagatcactgagatcttcgaaccgcttgtcactcataacatgtctgttctgagggccaacaaaaataccctctttgatcttggcctcagttattcttgggaacgtctgtcttaaataacgaaaaccttcgccttttTTGTTCActgctttcacaaaattcttcataagtcccaattttatctgaagaggaggcaaaactatttgccgggtcgacaagcggttcatgcgccacatttttctgtcctggaactaactttttacatagtggccagctctgtctagaataatatGACTCTTttgcacgactgtcccattcacagatgaaacaacagtgcTTTGTATAGTCGAgttgcagtcccagtaacagagcaacggctttcagatctccacagatattccactCGTACTTACTGTACTGGATGTGTTTCAGCAACATATCCATGTTCTCATAGGTTTCTTTttatgtgtgctgcatagccaacaggtattgaagggtgaacgttgtcattgtgtaacagaacagatttgaggcttaacattgatgaatcgataaagagacgccactcttgcaggtcatggtcacaacccaaagcagagaacaatgtttcgatgtCAGCatagaaacagagactgtcaacttatgcaaagaatttggttatgtcatcttggcggcttcgaaaaacagaaattctcGTACCTGGTGATACCAAACACCAggtcctgcagtctcgaacccagcaattcggcttttgcttttgacaaacccaaatctctgaccagatcgtttaattctgactgtgttatgagatgtggatcgcctgaggagcacggttcaaaatccggatcaatgtcactgccagttccctgcattacagtttcttcatctggttcgtctaaggtccattcctcaggttgtttcggaattggaagactgtcgtcatgtggcacgggtctcactGCTGAaagcagattagggtattcaattgacttcttgtttttggcataGAAACCAGATACATTAGTCagacagaagtaacagtccgtcacatggtctttctgttctcgccatatcattgGGACGGCAaatggcattgtctttcgagtgcctctgagccaagctctcagacagacagcacatttcgcacaacaaatgtgaggcgcccatttctggtcttgatcaccaattttacagccgaagtacagatgatatgctttcttcacaagagcagtcattgagagtctctgatgaacaagcgtatactcgccacagatatagcagaatgtatcgctgctgttacgacattgacgagacataatGACCGACATCAATCGTCCTGAAAAACGTTTATAACATCtaacttgttacagtgctactgaggcaatgctatattctgaaacaatacgtacacactataaggtctatattaatccagtGAGCAGCATCtatgtatgcaagccacttttatagcctgctgagacagtgtaaAGCTGGctccgggctgcatacttccgcAGAaaagcttccaacctggcctgatttcatgcctggacatgcccagactacACTAAACATTGTTCaaaggtctcttacagaaacaaaaaattttgggcacaaatataagaaaaaacatgacaaaactgaagatttcgatgaaactggcaaatttggatgtgattttccggatcagcagccaaaaatctataaggaacatccaacagtgttcaaaaagcaaaaactttgttgtgcagtgtagttattacaaatgaaagtttacatacaacagttttacaaacttacaaacaataatgatttCTATATCCAGTccagaacttaatattttatcgacgatccaggttcaCGAccagcaaattaattttgagttaataatgtCACACACCTTGCATGAGTATGGTAGATCGGTTGGTCTCCGTAACCGACGTCTTTCTTGGCTAGTCTCACATTTTACAAGTTCACTTCTTCCAGTGATGGAGATTTGTAATGTCCTGGTAGAAACAATAAAGCCCGAAGTAATTCTCTCTTTGTTGAACGGTTTTAATTTCCTAGACCTATAACGCACTACTGATCATAGCTAATAACAATATCTTTCTCTGTCTCTCTCGGCGTGTCGGTTTTTATATATACCAACCACGCGACACTAGAGGATTTTGAAATATGTTTCAGCACGCGACAGTTTCAATCACTGATGTTatttacataaacacacacaatacATTGTTGATCGTTAcaagtttcgagaacaggcggaacttgcgcaatatGTGTTCAACAACCTTAGTcgtgtaaaaaagaaaactacaataaatcaaacgtaggcactaaaataaacgtataacggtaaatctgaTATATAAGTAAATTCCAAAACTTCCTACAATTTTTAGAGGGTCAGGGCTACGTTGGTAAATAATCTTCCAACGGATAACATAATGAAATGGAAAACATAGGAAGGTAAACGTAGATAATCTCGCCGCAAAAGGGTACGACACGGAAGAATTTCCTGTTTACACAGACGCAAATTATCTACAGGAATAATCCCTGCACGTCCCTCTGTGGGTCAGTCAGTAGTAAGGTTAAGGACATACGAACCTAAGATCCGAGGTTTTATTACTTTCGGTGTGCAGAACGTAAATACTCCATTGTGTAGTTCTACTATAAAAGAAcaaacttacattaaacttttttttacaaaaacatttaaagtataaATGAATAAGAACAAATTGATTGTTAGTTATGGGGAGTGAAGACTTTAGTAACAGTTAAGACTAGTTCTGCTTTGTCGTTGAGTATTGCAGAAAATTCTAAagatacaagaaaaaacaaatttaaccttAATTGACATACGTTAAATAAAATCACAGTAGCCTTCAATACTTGTTATTCTGAATTTATTTCAAGTTCATGGCTTTAGGTTGGGGAACAATTTTAGACAGTCCTCTATTATAAACTTTACGAATATAATAAATCGCTAGTACTTgtagaacattttgttttatattttttttattttaaaatacttcaaaacagtttttagaatataaaatcaGTGCCACTTCAAAAGTTATACGTTATCGCTAATTGTTTTAATCACGATTTGTGCGTTGATGCTAAAGGTtgattaataataacttttaatgaaGAAATCAACTTTCCAGTCCTGAAACTGTCAGTGTATCTTATTGTACATCTCAACTTAAAaggtttttcttctttactttgtttgaaaatttcGATGTTGTCGATTCCATGTTTTTTCCTAGTTGTTACCATGtctaaaaaaataattctaagaatgtggtgagaaagaatatataataaaattgttgCGAAATGACAGAAGGCTCTCGAGTTTGAGGTCGCCTTTCTGATTGTTAAAGAATTACTAAGACAGGgcgtggttaaggcgttcgactcgtaatatgagggtcgcaccaaacatgcctgccctttcagccatggggacgttataatgttacgattccAGTATATACTAAAATAGTAACGAttttactattcgttagtaaaagagtagcccaagagttggcagtgggtggtgatgactagctgccttccctctagtcttacactgctaaattagggacgactagcgcagatagccctcgtgtagctttgcgcgaaattcaaaaagaaaaaaaaagacaggaCGTGGTTCTACTAAGTAAAGGCCAGATGACAAATGCTCTACATCGtacaaaagtatatatgtaaaaagagCATTACTCCTATCTGGCTCTTTGCACTCAATATTGTTTGACAGTCGGAATAACTTCTTTTCAAcctcatttatttttgttctttgctTTTTAAGGATATAGCTTTTAATttgattggttttgaatttcgcgcaaaactacacgaatcCTATCttcgctagtcatccctaatttagcagtgtaagactagagggaaagcagtcagtcatcaccacccaccgccaactcttgggctactcttttaccaacgaatagtgagattaatcgtcacattataacgcccccacgggtgaaagggcgagcatgtttggcgcgacagggattcgaacctgcgaccctcagattacgagtcgcccgccttaacacgctcggccatgccgggcctttaccgATGGAAGTGTTAGATATAGTAGAATCACATTGAAAGGCGCTTATTTCAAAGCAACCAAATGATTTATTGGTCTCAGTACtgcttttaatataattcattgaaattatagtatatatgtaataacaaaGTACCATAGTACCTTTGCAATACGTACATAATATCCACCATAATTTTAATACCAGTAAACATTCTTATAATCTAAATGCCACTGCGAAAGCTATTCTTTTATGGATATTGAAATTTCTATTGGAAAATGTAAGTAAAgaatcatttaaatgtatttgctCTCAAATTTCtcccaggtggttaagacactcaacttctaatctgagggtcgcagatttgaatccccgtcataccaaatatgcttcCTTTTTCAgacgtgggtacgttataatgtgacagtcaatcccactgttcgttgataaaagagtagtccaagactttGGGgcgggtagtgataactagctgacttcccCCCTAGTTTTACcctgctatattaaggacggctagcgaagatagccctcgtgtatcttcgcgcgaaattcaaagaaacaaaccaacatatTTCTTATAGATATTAGACTTATGTTTAACCTGCCTGTTGTACGAAGGGTGGTAAAGTTTAGCTTTTTAACTgtggattgttttgtttgtttgtttgtttttcaatttcgcgcaaagctactcgagggctatctatgctagccgtccctaatttagcagtgtaagactagagggaaggcagctagtcatcaccacccaccgtcaactcttgggctactcttttaccaacgaatagtgggattgaccgtcacattataacgcccccacggctgggagggcgagcatgtttagcgcgactcgggcgcgaacccgcgaccctcagattacgaagcgcacgccttaacgcgctaggccatgccaggcccaaattgCTTAGTAACTAAATACCTTTTGCCGTTTTCAAGCATATTCTGACTTACGTCCAAAAGCAGACTTAGAATATTTGAATAATGCATTAATGTCACTGAATTCAAATTTGATGAAACTCACTTATTTTATTATCACACGTTTGATTTGAGATAATTCTATGTTACtactttcatttttatcaaatgttatctGAAAAAAACCTCTTACgccatcataaaatattttataagtagttGAAGTAAAATTGCaaactttgttgattttaaaacatcaATTATGATTTGATAGAGAACACGAAATGTATTAACCATTTTGCCCTCTCACCAAGTTTTGTCTTGCATGAACTACATTAAAAGAGATTGGAAATTTAGATTACGAAAACATGGAGGTAAAATTGACGATAGCTTAGCATATTGGATAGAATATTTTTAAGCGATAATAAAGAGCATTATCCAACATCCTTGAAGAAGTTCACCTGTTACATAGGATAATAGCTTAGTTCAGGACACTTATTCACGGGTGACAAACAAAATCACTAAATTCATTGCTTAAATCGTTAAATAAATGGTTTGAAGCAGCCCTTGGAGAATCATTACCTAACAAACATACAGATAGATAAGGCTaaatttagtaatttataaaaatcgTTAAGAGACATAAATGTTCCAGCACGAAGTTATCATCTGAATAATATTGTATAGTTTGTTCAAGGTAAATTATCACCATTAGTAACAAGGGTTTATCGTCAACATTACCACTATTAAAATTAAAGGTAATTAAAATAAGTTGATATAAAGCAAAGCTTTAACTCGCTAGcttgtttgtatgtatgtatatatatatctgaataacgaaaatgaatacattttactgttaaataagcaaaatcacaagaaaggactgcattaaaacCAGCAAGTCCAAACCtcttatattagtttgtttataacttaaaaacacaatccgaaacaaaaataaattaaacaaaaaacgatGCACTAATTGGAAGGATCCCAGAGTACAAGCTATAAAAATGGGAATGTAAAATCTACCCTAGGTTTTGTAGGTAACtgggaagtaggacccacattgtggtgcgGATACTCCGTCTATCAATCAAACTccgttcgccagtctcacataagaaataaagaatagcagtagatatagaattagaaatagaaattatgagagcgaggtgtgggtgctcaagcccacaacgttcctcatctatatcactcttcactgtctgcagacagttgtgggaaggtgacactttcccaagtaaagaagaaaaaaataattgaaataaaaagaaggaaataaGGTACTATTATTTGAGAGTAAGTAAgctgaaaacttacctcttgaagttagcattgcAGCCCCCAATGTGGTAGAAGGGCACTAATTGACAGCACAGCAAACGAAGTATATCAACATGAAGCATCTCTTGCTGCACATAAAAACTTGTTTAGaacatgatagtcacagtagGCTTGATGAATGGTTGGGAGCTATACAAGTTTGTTTGGATGGGACGCTTCATGCTGGTATTGTTCGTTTGGTGCGTTGTCAGCTAGTGCCTTTCTACTATACTGAGGGTCGTCTGCCACCAAAGGATGCATTGCTACGAAACTTTAGATGAATAGGTCGTCATCACGAGAATTGCGTTACTAGAGAGTTTGCTTTATCACCGCAGGGCGTGTTTCTATGAGAGGGATGACATCATATGATTACCttgttttgaatagtttttaTCACAACAATAATACGCTTAGATAAAACATTTGATCTTTATATAAAATTTCAGTAGATTTTTAgttctgttttgtgtaattaatgTATTTGGTTTCTCGAGTTCGTGAAGTTAAAGGATGTTCTCAACTTTcgcatttttgttttgtgttgagACCTTATGGTCTACACACTAATTTATGGCATCACAAGTTCTAATAAACATGAgcatttgatttaattatttagcAGAATTCTAATTTAGACTGCTCTTATCAAATTCTGATAGCTGCTTGCCACGAAAGCATGTTTAAAACAACTGTGCACATGTGCCGCTGAACTCAGGATGAAAATTTTAATTGTCTCATGTTCTTTTAGCTATAAACGTAGTAGGACTTCAATATCCTTCAGCTTGATCTCAGTCTGATGCCAAGcaaaaacactgaagaaagtttACGAACCAGTCTGCACaggatttttatatataattgtgtcttgtttcttattattttttattagttttataggTAGGAGTGTTATATTTCCCTACTTACTGTCATTGTTATGATGCTTAGCCTACATtagctgcaaaaaaaaaaaagtatatctcGCAATCAGATGGATCAATAACAAGGTTCATCAGTCGTATTTAAAAGATATGATATACCAGAACAATCTCATGAATATCTAATAGGAAACTACTGTTATATGAAGAAAGCCGCATTCAGAAAACAATTGAAGATACACTTGAATTAATACAGGAACTATGGAAATGATTAATTATAGTATACAAAAGGGGGATTAAAGATTTCCCAATacgaattattttaaacagtggaCCTCATAAGTGATTAAAGCTATTTGTATCAGAAATTTGTTCAGGTGTTTTTATAGGATCATCGCAATAGCATAATTCGTGTTGTGTATGATAagtcaaataatgtttttattcttcctccctccccagtggcacagcggaatgtctctGGAGTTACactgttagaaaccaggttttgatatccataatgggcagagcacggatGATTCGTGGTGTGacactggaaacaaacaaaccaattctcatttgtttaaataaataagagCAGTACAAATTACGTAAACAGATTTTTTTCATCAATTCCTAAGTTAATTAATTCCAGGTAATTCAAAGTTAATATCAGAAAATAacgaaaatctttaaaatatctgttatttgaAGTTTGTGTTGAAAATACTTATCCTTTCATACAAAAgcttataaaagataaatatgaAGTATGTGATATTGATGACCCATTTAAGTTCATCATGTATCATGTTAGATCATGATGAGGGTTTCTAGATGTATTTGAGGACTAAACTGGTtccaaaactgtattttaaagaagaattcgaaagttaaagctacataatgttattGATATGAGATCTGGAGTATATGTGAAAAATGGTTTATCCAGGAATTGTAAGATTTTCACTGTAAATCTCCTACTTTTAATGAATTCAAAATAACGCAACGTGATATTTAGGGACCTGttgaaggcaacccatttcatAGGCCATCCaccctatttaaaaaataaaattgtcttaacgGCTTCTATCTTATCTAAAATCTACATTTGTGTCACTTAGTTTtatagtgaaaccatgttgattatccgataaaattttaaattttgttaaatgactttgcaaagtatcgtttatcagactttccaaaagtTTCCCACAACGAATGTGAGATTAACAGGCCTATAATTATTATTGGGACAACTTCTGTTACCTcccttgaagataggagtgacattagctaaaTTTGTTGGTATTTGGTCcaggagccttatcattctttaaacttcccaattgtattttaacaagctcagaatttatgagTTGTGTTTCTCgaatttgttttcatctatcgATTGTTCAAAAAGAGGAATACTTCTT
Proteins encoded in this window:
- the LOC143251462 gene encoding nanos homolog 3-like, whose translation is METCEEKKRVDFFYSLYPTNSSMFKELLRLFPNALSNRNSCKPLKETEENYLHLNRDEVHDPSGKLRQRTWESRKVTNKYRQMFCVFCKKNGEDAEFCENHMLRDKEGRVVCPVLRAYNCPICNNQGGDYAHTVSYCPQRQNPISTVATLNTKRTSVGKRRW
- the LOC143253668 gene encoding uncharacterized protein LOC143253668; this encodes MSVIMSRQCRNSSDTFCYICGEYTLVHQRLSMTALVKKAYHLYFGCKIGDQDQKWAPHICCAKCAVCLRAWLRGTRKTMPFAVPMIWREQKDHVTDCYFCLTNVSGFYAKNKKSIEYPNLLSAVRPVPHDDSLPIPKQPEEWTLDEPDEETVMQGTGSDIDPDFEPCSSGDPHLITQSELNDLVRDLGLSKAKAELLGSRLQDLVFGITRYENFCFSKPPR